ATTTCAAGAAAAATGGGACCAACCAATCCGTCTAGGGCACCTTTGGAAGTATGTGTAAGGAAGGCAGCATGTTTGCACTAACTAAAACCTGGCATCATTGACAGAACAGAATGAATGTCACCCAAGTGTGATATGTCATCTGTTCTTCCCTGGCTGCCTTGCACTTACCAGGTTTAGTTATGTATAACAGTCACCATATGGAGAGACTCCCTGCACTTCCTTTGGTGGCTGAATATAAGGTTGATGATTACAAGAAGGCCAAGGAAGTCATGCTGCTCCTTACAAAACTTAAAGCATGGGATGACATCAAGAAAATCTGTCTAGACCTCAGTAAGTCATCTAGCAATAGTAGAAAGCAATCCTTGTGTGGTTCAGCTCAGGAGACCCTGCATCATCTATAATGAAGACAGTGGTCTCCTGGAGGCCTTCAGAAACATCCCCAGTATCACTGACTGTGTGTAATGTAAGCAAACTAAACATTACAAAACTGGTCCCACTGAACAAGTGGggcctcccctctctctctctgatttttcaagacatggtttctctatagcATTGgtacctatcctggaactcattctgtagatcacaTTGGTTTCAAATTGGCAGAGatgctcttgtctctgcctcctgaatgctgggattaaaggcacgcccCAGCTGATGTAGGCATTTCTACATTTGAATTAAAAGTACATTCTATAATTGAGATAAGATGTAAAGCACTTGACCTAAAGCTACTTCCCTTCATGTTAACTATCACCTCACATCTGTATCATGCAAAAGTTGGTGAATGTAGAGGCAGCAAGACCCTGAAGAATCTAGAGAGCCAATGAGTGTctcgtctatctcgaccagcaagagaaacatgaccacaactcttcttcaagcagtttattcaggaaccttgtacatcagcttctctctctcccagcccccccccccctggcaagcccttaaaagcaagctcatttcccaattagctcatgccacctggcaatcccggataggtcacagctggaggaggcacaccagatccactaagcccttccaaataaggcttgtttacagctaagctcagtctccctggcatccagccaggtgccatcttggggctgtggctccccacagttcccccttttttatttaaaaataatacaacaggcaagggtagaggtctgatccctgaaatcaagggactttATAATGACCCCACACCCAGTTATCAGCTGAGCTGGTGTCACACCTGtctggtatcttttctcagagatgggagtatgataccaacccatatgcaatcagacatgcccttcatGAAGCCACTGAATgctgacttcaagtgcagtacttcGTCTCACAGCCTGAGCCGGATGACTGCTTAGCActttagtactgttagccaagcctgaggtgactgccctgcctccagggctgcgaaggcttgtgcaatcatggcaatacttctctgctgtgtgaccctcaccctgcagatacaccataaggctatgaaactaactaggataagcattcctcctAGGGCACCCATTCCCGCCCACTCTttcatggcttgagtgatccatGCAGACAGTCCTTCAGCAACAGAGACATCGACCCAGGGGGAATTCACATTCACAATAGAGAGGTTCTGCATCAATTTGTCGAAGTTGCCAGACCAATTACCTAAAAGATACTGAGAAAGATGTTTAGACATATTGGCTGCTAACGAATCATCTTCCACTCACATCCTAGTTGCACCAACTGCCACAGGGCATTGACCTGTTCCTGAACTAGGTCAATGTACTGGTCCAAAACCATAATACCGCCTTTTAAATGAGCAttaagggaagactgcacatccAAAGCGGTGGCTACATTAGCTGACAAATTATTTAATCCGTGGTGCCTCCTACAGCTGCAGCTAATCCAGAATGTGGCCTAATATGTTGAATATAAAAGGGCTGTGAACGCCTCTAAATCAACTCCTGCAGCTGTATTATATATGTCTGAATAGGGCTATTTACCTTCACCTTCCCGGCAACTTCCAAATCTTTCACCAAATTAACAACATAATTGGAATCTGAAATTAAAGGCCTCAGGGTTGGCCATCCCTCCTCTTGAGGGTCCTcgatggccccatatatttgagGGCCCTGAGGTCAGGGGACCCTCTGCCCATTTTTTAGATGGGCTCCTCCATATTGCTGTGTCAGAGGCTGACCATGGATATCTTTTACTGATCTACACTCATTGGCCCAATGGTTCCCCTTTTTACATTCTGGGCAGAGACCAGGTTGCTTTGGGTGGTTCCCAGTTCCTGGCTCATGCCGGCTTCTGCTTTCAGGGCATTGCCTTTTAAGGTGCCCCATCTTTCCACAGCAGAAGCAAGTTCCTTTACTTCCCTTCCGGGCTTGCTTAAGTTTCGTGTCCTCGGCCGTGAGACCCGCATTGGTCAAGGGTCCACCTAGCTTCCTGCATACCTTCATCCAGGCCTCTAATCCTTTGTTTTTATAGGGAGTGATTGCCGCCTTACATTCTTTTGTGCATTGTTCAAAGACAAGGTGTTTTATCAAGGGCATGGCCAGGTCGGGATCTCCAAATATCCTTCCAGCTGCCTCAACCATTCTGGCAACAAAGTCGGAAAATGGTTCCATGGGGCCTTGAATGATCTTAGTAAGATTGCCACTCACTTCTCCTTTATTGGGCAATGATTTCCAGGCTCGAGTTGTTATATTATTAATTTGCTGGAAGACCTGTAACAGATATCCTATCTGTTGCTGAGCGAATCGGCCTGGCCTCAggagcatgtccacatcccaggctgcgTTTTCTACTGCACGATTGACAGCAGCCTGCTCATTGGCATATTCTATTAAAAAGGCTTT
The Cricetulus griseus strain 17A/GY chromosome 1 unlocalized genomic scaffold, alternate assembly CriGri-PICRH-1.0 chr1_1, whole genome shotgun sequence genome window above contains:
- the LOC113832559 gene encoding endogenous retrovirus group K member 113 Gag polyprotein-like, coding for MGNLTSQPIYLALQELLHSKGLKLEKGQEVLEQLKEECSMISEKDSSEESSSESEEELELLVKKMERSSLWTRSESCEVEPTAPGLPPPPYNVTSSPSSSGGGGQSFCPEVWKEVRHELCYPVFQNNEEQRYHEPLDFKTIKALAESVRTYGVTSAFTTAQVEALNHHCMTPSNWMSLVRTSLSPGQYLDWKAFLIEYANEQAAVNRAVENAAWDVDMLLRPGRFAQQQIGYLLQVFQQINNITTRAWKSLPNKGEVSGNLTKIIQGPMEPFSDFVARMVEAAGRIFGDPDLAMPLIKHLVFEQCTKECKAAITPYKNKGLEAWMKVCRKLGGPLTNAGLTAEDTKLKQARKGSKGTCFCCGKMGHLKRQCPESRSRHEPGTGNHPKQPGLCPECKKGNHWANECRSVKDIHGQPLTQQYGGAHLKNGQRVP